In the genome of Arachis stenosperma cultivar V10309 chromosome 6, arast.V10309.gnm1.PFL2, whole genome shotgun sequence, the window aattatccgctcatcaattgtCTTAAGTTGAGTGAGAAGTTgaggttaattaaggattcagatttttgtccacttgaccaaatacaatcctaccttgaccctattacaacccttaaaagacctcttgatttgtgtatttgtgcattaaatttttgttgattggtagacgaagagcaagtcttagaaagcaagattagtagagaatttaGAGAATCTAACCTTAAAAacttgagcgattagagtgtatacacttccagtgagtGTTCGATGCTCGATACTTTGTTCTCGGCTTTCATAGGCTATTTTCTTCTGCAAGTTTATTTATACTtcattttatgatttgaattagtgaaatctagttcatatttgttcttggaGAATTTGATTTACCTTTAACCAAATAGGTAGAAGCATTTTGCATCTAGCTGCATTCATACagataggttgcatctcatactTTCTACCATTCCCCTTCActcttatagcttctcttgagcttagcatgagaacatgctaatgtttaagtgtagggagatttgatgcaccactattttgtggcacatcttgtgcttaattgagtgaattttctccactaatctcacacttattcattgaaATTGCATGTTtcacattttccttcctgattttgtgctatgattgaaaacatgtttctttggtcttaatttagctaattttaatcctctctcaTTACCATTCAATGTCTTGATATGTATGTTAATTGTTTTCAGatattacagggcaggaatggcatagaggatggaaaggaagcatgcaaaagtggaatgaatacaagaaattgaaggaattgctgagctgtccagcctgacctcttcgcattcaatcgatcataacatgagctacagaggttcaaatgaggcggttccagttgcgttggaaagctaacatccggagctttgcaatgatatataatttctTATCATTGTTTTGCTGTtaggtgacgcgcacgcgtgaagcACGCATACGCATGGATTATGCCGCAGACAAGTGACGCGTATGCGTAGGCGACGCGTACATGTGATAGAGCCACGTGCTGGACGTATCAAAAATCGTTGGaggcaatttctgggctatttttgacccagttttcagcccagaaaatatagattagaggctgcagagtgagGGAATCATGAATTCATTCAACAACTTCTCAttcacacaattttaggttttagatgtagtttttagagagagaggctctctcctctctctaggttttaggatttaggatttctcttctactcttaTTGATTACTCATTGTTATTATTCTAGTTTGTGAACTTTTGATGTTAGATGTAATTTccatattaatgcaattgattgtttggattttattatctcttattgcttttctatgtttttatgttaTGCCCTCCAAGTACTTGACAAAATGCTTAGATGGATGTTAGAGTacgattttatgttcttggctttgttgagtaattggtaacacttgagttatcaaactccctgttgattgataattgaaagttgctaattgatttggattccactaaagctagtcttttcTCAGGAGTttactaggacttgaggaatcaaattgattagtccacttgactttccttcattcgttgagggttaactaagtgggagcaatgaaaaattctcatcacaattgataaggataactaggatagaattTTCAGTTCTCATACCTTACCAAAGGTTTTTCTAGTCaatttcattaccatttactattcttaattgaggtttaaatacttcagttattatttattaggggtttgtacttgtgacaaacaatcttttgtacgtaaggattttagttggtttagaagctatactttcaatgagcctttatttgtgaattctagaccacactTAAGTCCGTTCGTCAAGCACTCCCTCGGATCTAATTACCCAAGCCCTATCTTTGGACAATTAACACCACAGACATATAACTAGGCTCTTTAACCATTGATGCTTAGAGCATTGCaactttgcttttcttttttatcttttttcattgttcttccttttttttttgctgtttctttttcctctttttctttttcttttcaattcaagccaaggatcttctttttctttgtttagaGATCTCATAATACTTTTCTAAGCCTCTTCTCTTAAAGAATCATTCTTCCCCTTCCTCCAAGATCATTAACCTTTAACAACAGTCCATGGAATATAATCACACGGTTATGGACCACCACTTTTCACAAGAGGATTGTATTTATTAGATTCAACATTGTTTCCATTATAAAACTCTTTTTCATGAGGTTTAGAGGGCTCAGGAGACAAGTTTAGTAACAAGTATGGATAATGCAAATAAAAGAGATATGCATGATGTACAAGTAGAAGAatgaaaggaaaaaagaaaaaagaaaaactaaccACCATAAGCCACATTACTTTCCTAACTCTTTTCCCTTATTGCTCTATTCATCTTCACCCTTGGTCTTTAattgaaacaccaaacttagagtttggcctTGTACAGATtagtgaacaccaaacttaaggtTTGGTCACATATCAAACAGTGAAGAGCATGGAGGGGTATAAAATGCTAAGTATGTGTGGCATTAGGCACTTGCATGCATGAATGAATATTTTAgcaaaatttttgttatttttattttttctttgtattttatttttgaaatatgaTGCGTGAATGAGGAAGACAATAAAAAGCTAAACATGACCTAATAGTAAGATTATGCATGCAGAGTACTAAACATGGTTATTAAAATGAAAATGCATGCAGAGGAAGAAAAGGGAGATCAGAAGAATAATGCAATGACCAACCAAATCAAATAGAAGGAAAATAAGAATGACTAAccatggttgggttgcctcccaacaagcgctcttttatcaTCACTAGCTTAACGTTGCTTCCCCTAGGTTGGGGCTTAGGAAGCTTGAGGAGCTTCACGGCACAGCTCAGTGCCATCCACTTTAATGCATGTATCCCTCATCCTTATGTCAATTCTCTTCTTGATGCATGTTTCCAACTCTTCTATCAAAGTCCAAGCTTCCTCTACTATTTGTTTCTTTAATGAGCCTCCAGCCCATCCATCAAGAATTGCCTTGTAGTCCATGGAGACACCATCATAAAAGAACAAGACTTGGAATCCCTTGGGTATGTCATGCTACAGATTTTTCTGGAGTATCTTCTTTTATCTTTCCTAAGAGTCAGGAAGtctttcaccatcttgttgaaTAAAGTCTATGACATTCTTCCATGTTTGCCCTTGTGACCTTCTCTTCTATGAGCTCTTCATTGTTTTCTAGCTCCATGGGTTGATGACCTTTAAGAATGTTCGTAAGTAATCCCCTTCAATGGTTTCTTTCACTAATACATCAATTAGGTCAATTTTCATACAATTCTCTATCTTACTCGGATATTGCATGGTCTTAAAAACATTGAAGCTCAATTGCACATCATGGACCCTTAGTGTCTGTTCTCCCTTTTGAACATCTATGAGTGCACGTCtagtggctaggaaaggtctccCTAGAATGATAGAAGCATCATCACTCTCCTCTATTTCAAGAACAACAAAATCTGCAGGGAATATAAAATCTCCTACTTTAACTAGCAAATTCTCCACAACTCCATGAGGGAGCTTTATTGACCTGTTAGTTAGTTGGAGAGATATTCTTGTGGGTTTGACTTCCTCTATTTGCATCTTCTTCATCATGGACAAtggcattaagttgatgctcGCTCCTATGTCACATAATGCTTTCCCAATAGTGATGTCTCCAATAGTATATAGGATTTGAAAACTTCCTGAATCCTTCAAGATCTGAGGTAGCTTCCTTTGAATAATGGCACCATATTCCTTGGCGAGGACTATAGTTTCATCTTCTTTAAGAGTCCTCTTCTTAGTTAGCAACTCTTtcatgaattttgcataaagaGGAATTTGTTTCAAGACCTCTGTAAATGGGATGTTAATTTGTAACTTCTTGAACACCTCTAGAAACTTGgaatattgttgttgttgaccCTCCTTTTGCAACCTTTGTAGGAATGAAATTCTAGGAGCATATGTCCTCTACTTGGTGACTTCTCTTGGGACTTGAGGTGGGAGAGtgtgaatttcttcttcttggtgCTCATTTTCATCTCCTTTGCTTTTTGTGGGTTCCTTGCCAACCACCTTTCTACTCCTTAGATTAATGGCCTTGAATTTCTCTTTAGGATTTGGGGACTTTTCTGCCATTTGATTTTCTATTTGCCCCACTTGTACTTCCAAATTTCTTATTGAGGCCTCCTGATTCTTGAAATTTGACCTTGTCTCCATCATAAACTCCTTAGTTTGTTGAACAAATTTGGATGTTAACTTAGTCAAATTTTCCAAGGCAGCTTCAACAAAAGACTTTTGGTGCCTTTGTGGTTGTGTTGAAGATGCTCCTTGTTAGTATAGAGTATTGAAGTTCCTCTGTCATTGATTttttcacccaaaatttggaAGGTTTCTCCAACCTGGATTTTATGTTTTTTCGAAGGGATTATTTTGTGGATTCCTTGAGAAGTttcccatgtaatttacctgcTCTCGAAAAGTttggttattttttattaattcacATTCTTTATCTTGATGGCCTCCTCCACACAAGTTACATGTAGTGGCTTGTGCCCTCACAGCTGAGACTTGTATGCTATCCATTTGCTTAGTAAGTGAACAAGTTGTTGAGACATggctttgttctgagccaatagaGTATCTAAAGTGTCTAGCTCTATGACCCATTTCTTCATTGTCCTCTCATTACCACACATATAATGGTTATTAGCCACTGTCTCTATTAATTCTAAAGCCTCTTCGGGTGTCTTCCGATGTAAGGATCCTCAAACTGAGGAATGAATTAAAGTTCTTGAGGCTTGAGACACTTGACGAGCGGAACTCTCGCGCGGTCTAGAATTTTCACAATTAAgctctcgttgcaagtatatcTTCTAGACCGACAATAATTCCTTTCGTgaaaaagttttggttgtcacaagtaacaaacccctaataaaattgataaccgaagtatttaaatctcgggtcatctctcaaggaattgcagaaaagtgttcttattattggttatgagttgtgcAAATTGGGGGTTTGAGGATGAGAAATGAGAAAAGTAAATTGTAgagaaaatagaataataacaataaaaattcttggcaaggtatgagaattggaagtcccatcctagttatccttatcaattgtgatgagaattatccgttgctcccacttggtcaaccactaactatgaaggtaagtcaagtggataaatcaatatgaatcctcaagtcctagtcaactcccaaggaaagactagagttagtgaaaTTCAAATCAACTAGCAAACATAACAATTATCCATCAACAAAGGAGTTtaataactcaagtgtcaccaattactcaaccaaagtcaaaaggagaaaaatctactctagacccctcccaagcattttatcaaacacttggaaggcacaacaCAAAAGCATAGAAAAGTAATAGGAGATAATAACATCCAATCCCAAATATCAGTAACATAGATCAAAAGAGAGCAATCTTGAATATGAAaaacctcaaattatattaaaatagagaatccaatcacaaaaGGGATGTATAGATCAAAGTATTAAAGTCAATAAGAGTAGGAGAGAATTAAGTCAAGGAACATTAAACCTGGGATTGAGAAGAgataatcctaaatcctaaagaaattctaaatcttaaaacctaagaaagaggagagagcctctctctctaaaactacatctaaaacctaaaattatgtgaatgtgATGTATGAATGTCGTCCTCCATTCTATCTCACTcacagcctctaatctgtgttttctgggcctaGAACTGGGCCAAAAGAGCCCAGAAATCACTGGAAGCGATTTCTGTAacttctgcacgtggcgcacatcacgcgtgcacgtgggtcacgcgtgcgcgcgTTTGGCAAAATCCCTtatcatgcgtacgcgtcagtcacgcgtacgcgtcgctcctctTTTGTGCTGGTCACTCGTACGCGTTATCTACGCCTACGCGTCACATTCCGCTAGTCAGCTTCATTATTcctttgtgttccttccatttttgcaagttTCCTTTCCATTCTCCAAGCCATCCTTGCCCTATAAAGTCTAAAACActttaacacacagatcacggcattgAATGGTATATAGAGGAGTTAAAATTTGACAATTTAATAGCTTTGGGAGcgagttttcaatcatagcatgAAATCAGGATGGCAACGTAAAATAtgtgaattttatgaataagtGTAGGAATAATCTGATAAATTccactcaatttagcacaaaataaatcataaaatagtggtttatcaacctccccacacttaaatattagcatgtcctcatgctaaactcaagagaAGATATTAAGGAGTGAAGGCAAAATGGTAGGATGCATGAAATGCAATGCAGTCTATCTAGATGTGAGCTACCTATATGCATCATGATATTCTAGttactatttatatatatatatatatatatatatatatatatatatatatatatatatatatatatatataagcagACACGTGGTCAGAATGAGTCAAATTCCCAAGAAATCATATATGTACAATTAAAGGCTAATTCATATCAAAACATTTTCACAATTGAGTTGAGTTGATCAAAAGGGTTCACAACTTGCAAGACAAGCAATGGTAAAATGTGGATATAATGGAATGAGCAGTTGAGCCCTCACTGGATTTGTATATGCattctaatcactcaagtgtttggGGTTAAACATCTCAAATCTCCTCTAATCGTGCTTTCTAAaacttgttcttcatctaaccaatcaacaaaaatttagtgtataaatgcaaacatcatgaggtcttttcaaggttgtaatggggctaaggtaaaggGTGATGATATATGTATGGGCAAGTGAGCTATAATATGAATCTTTGGCTAACTCAGGCTTTtacctaacatacatatactCTATTTTATATGAGAAATTATTcttagctacccataattcccaatctttcataattcacatactcatgtattgtacatctttttattttcaccatctatgcattgatcttttattaattttaatattggGGTTATTTTATCTCCTACTTATTGAACTTAaaactctctctttttttttttttgcaatatacgaaaatcaatgcatatggtatTTCTGGTTTTATATGAGTAGGCATCCCAAAATCCAAAAAACTTGTCAATAGAATTCAACATCCTCTTATCAATCTAAGTTCCCacagtttccccacacttagttgacaCACAATCTCTACCTTAaactaaccaaagattcaatgggataaataattttgtttttctgcttaaggctagtaatgtggtaaaatatagaataaatggggattaaaaggctcaaggtgGCAAACAAGGGTGATTACAGTGGTAGGCTaattgggataagtgagctaataacaataatggcctcaatcatatgcaagcataaaaatacactaaataatggacatatagaatgaaACAAATTATAGATTATAATCATAGAGAAAAAaatacacaagaataaaatattatggttaaataatataaccatgtaattaagctcaaaactcacggGTTGTGAGTTCTTAGCTCATGTCCATGTTCTACTACCTATACCTGTCATGCAAGCTACTAAGAAGTTTCAACTTCATTCAATGTGAGTCAATCTATGATTGCCTGGTTTAAGAAGAGGGGATATTtcttgaaaatttatcaattgaCCAAcatctattattatatatatactaaatgaGATGTTTGTGAATatgaaaaactaaaatattttagtttatccctattttcaatcaaatcaactGCTCATATGTAAAGGGGTAAACTAAGCTCAATGATCTACATTTTTTTCATATCACAACTAGTGCAATTCAAGCTAAATATccaagatatatatatatatatatctcaaAGTGAAAAATGCAACAAAGTCAAGATAAATAAGAGTACAATAGAGTAGAGATGTCCAAATAccaagagaaaaataaaataaaataaagagaaataggataaaaagagaaaagaggtctGAAATAGTTCACCAAAAGTATAATCAAcgccagagatggcgacctccccacacttatataatagcatcgtcctcgatgctcaaTCAGGTCAGATGGGAAGAGTCATTAGCTCCGGAAGGCTCTGCTGTGGGCTCTATAGGTGCTGGTGGCTGGACTGGTACCGGAGGCTCTGTGATCCGTACAGGCTGAGACTCCTCCTGCTGGAACTCTGCCTGGGTCTCTGCCTCCTCGTCCTCAGTCTGGTCATGCTCCTCCTCAGAATGCTCGGATGGGGTGTCAGGCTCGGATGGTGTGTCAGGTTCGGAGGGGATGTCAATGTGTCCGGACCTGATCATCAGCTTCAGATGCTCATAATGTCGCTTATGACGATGCTCAGATCTCTCATAACGCCACCGATTACGGTGCTCCATCTGATCCAGGCAGTCAAAGAGGCGGTGCACCAAGTGGTAGATAGGCTGAAAAGCTTGTGGTGGTGCTGCAGGAGTAGATGGGGCTGTAGATGCTGAAGGTGCTGCTGAAGATGTGGCGACATCTATAGGGGCGGTAATGGCAGGGACTCTGTGGCCTAGAGGACCGAACCGCTTGCCGTTTAGTATAATCTTTCTGCAGTCAGCAGTCGGTGGCTTCTCATCCTCAAGCTTCCAAGGTACCTCAGCTCGGCGAGCCAACTGGGTAATCAGATATGAAAATGAGAGGGTGCCTCAGACATGTACTCGAGCCATATAATGTCTAATGAACCGTGGAAGGTATAGTTCCTTTCCTTCCATATAACACCAGATAAGGATAATCATGGCAGCTGGCACCTCAGACTCAAGAGTACTGGACATCACATAATTGCTCAGGATTTGCTGCCACAGTCTAGCCTCATCGTTGAGATAGATGATTTTTATACCTCTAGGAGTTACTGTAGACTTTTCCATAGCCCAGAGAGCAGTAGGATCGATTGCTATGGTGCGTCTGACAGCATCCCAATCAAAGCTCATGAACCTGATAGACTCCTCAGCCTGCTGATAACCATCTTTATCAGCTGGTTTAGGCTAAAAGTTGAGGATATCCTTAATTGCTTCCTCAGTCACCAAAATTTGCTTCCCTCTAAGCTGAACAGCATCAAGGGTC includes:
- the LOC130934416 gene encoding uncharacterized protein LOC130934416, with amino-acid sequence MKELLTKKRTLKEDETIVLAKEYGAIIQRKLPQILKDSGSFQILYTIGDITIGKALCDIGASINLMPLSMMKKMQIEEVKPTRISLQLTNRSIKLPHGVVENLLVKVGDFIFPADFVVLEIEESDDASIILGRPFLATRRALIDVQKGEQTLRVHDVQLSFNVFKTMQYPSKIENCMKIDLIDVLVKETIEGDYLRTFLKVINPWS